In Cupriavidus taiwanensis, the following proteins share a genomic window:
- the murI gene encoding glutamate racemase: MNPAPIGVFDSGLGGLSVLREIRALLPHEPLLYLADSKYAPYGEKPEHFVEARTLQTCEWMIGQGCKALVIACNTATGHAVALLRERLPVPIIGVEPGLKPAAAASRSKVVGVLATANTLKSAKFARLLASLDGESRFLCQAGLGLVTLVEQGQIDGPAVRERLDAYLAPMLEAGADTLVLGCTHYPFLAGAIHAIAGNRLMLVDTGSAVARQLARKLAEHGLAAPPDAARRDRFLSTKDAAHLCAMVAALLQAQADAETVVIEPAPAF; this comes from the coding sequence GTGAACCCCGCACCCATCGGCGTCTTCGATTCCGGCCTCGGCGGCCTGTCGGTGCTGCGCGAGATCCGCGCCCTGCTGCCGCACGAGCCGCTGCTGTACCTGGCCGACTCGAAGTACGCGCCCTACGGCGAAAAGCCCGAACACTTTGTCGAAGCGCGCACGCTGCAGACCTGCGAGTGGATGATCGGCCAGGGCTGCAAGGCGCTGGTGATCGCCTGCAATACCGCCACCGGCCATGCCGTGGCGTTGCTGCGCGAGCGGCTGCCGGTGCCGATCATCGGCGTCGAGCCCGGCCTGAAGCCCGCCGCCGCGGCCAGCCGCAGCAAGGTGGTCGGCGTGCTGGCGACCGCCAATACGCTCAAGAGCGCCAAGTTCGCGCGGCTGCTGGCATCGCTGGACGGTGAAAGCCGCTTCCTGTGCCAGGCCGGGCTGGGACTGGTGACGCTGGTCGAGCAAGGCCAGATCGACGGACCCGCGGTGCGCGAGCGCCTGGACGCCTATCTCGCGCCGATGCTGGAAGCCGGCGCCGACACGCTGGTACTGGGCTGCACGCACTACCCCTTCCTGGCAGGCGCCATCCATGCCATCGCCGGCAACCGGCTGATGCTGGTCGATACCGGCAGCGCGGTGGCGCGCCAGCTGGCGCGCAAGCTGGCCGAGCACGGGCTGGCGGCGCCGCCCGATGCCGCGAGGCGTGACCGCTTTCTCTCGACCAAGGATGCCGCGCACCTGTGCGCGATGGTGGCGGCGCTGCTGCAGGCGCAGGCCGATGCGGAGACCGTGGTGATCGAGCCGGCGCCGGCGTTCTGA
- a CDS encoding AAA family ATPase gives MDFTRFAEDDRSTLLRSMPGASSSSALDWMCAQFALRVVCALGPRFNLRSNINDVLTVSAQEMVWPYGVVLRVQRFLAARCADMPAWKGAARLTPEEFLDRHGQWNSAFDESALFYYLDEYVKHHAKDMFAVFDASAAAIAQRLEGERVLLVRNIDMLSHVLDLPDHERKLLLYAALAKYKRDLRAVMVDCKVAHSQEAFQILAGLTGAGAADVAASLRPGSRLETLNLIEQPLPENSVTDLGDLMRLSDRLLHVLLGNYANEAEMMAVFTRPAAPPTLTTADYPHVETDARYLRALLANATRQHASGVNVLIYGPPGTGKTEFARLLAREAGCELYEVDCLDRDGNSLSGKDRYRSLQVSQAFLRGRAHTALLFDEVEDVFPGSARELMSLFGQEDTRASVNGKAWVNQTLEQNPVPVIWISNSIRQIDPAYLRRFQFHLELKIPPPLVRENIIRKHLGGLAVSDAFITGLAGRKTLTPAQVQSAARFVELARPNLEESVEEPVEALILRQLEHADRAMGLRPEAEARPVVTHYRLENLHLETRYDVVKIVDALRVRQRGTLCFYGPPGTGKTALAEHIAAELDLPLMIRRASDLMSKYVGETEQQIAAMFARAEEDGAVLLLDEADSFMQSRQQAVRNYEISEVNEMLQGMERFNGIFICTTNLFDRIDEAALRRFSFKIRFLALKPAQRVAMFVDEALDGDAAGLTDAMRADLDAMDCLTPGDFATVKRQCVLLGEALTPDEFLAQLRQEHAIKPEVREHRPLGFLR, from the coding sequence ATGGACTTCACACGTTTTGCTGAAGATGACCGATCGACGCTGCTGCGCTCCATGCCCGGCGCATCGTCCAGCTCGGCGCTGGACTGGATGTGCGCGCAGTTCGCGTTGCGCGTGGTTTGCGCGCTGGGCCCGCGCTTCAACCTGCGCAGCAATATCAACGATGTCCTGACCGTCAGCGCGCAGGAGATGGTGTGGCCGTACGGCGTGGTGCTGCGCGTGCAGCGCTTCCTGGCCGCGCGCTGCGCCGACATGCCCGCCTGGAAGGGCGCGGCGCGCCTGACCCCGGAAGAATTCCTCGACCGCCACGGCCAGTGGAACAGCGCCTTCGACGAAAGCGCGCTGTTCTATTACCTCGACGAGTACGTCAAGCACCACGCCAAGGACATGTTTGCCGTGTTCGACGCGTCGGCCGCGGCCATTGCCCAGCGGCTTGAAGGCGAGCGCGTGCTGCTGGTGCGCAATATCGACATGCTCAGCCACGTGCTGGACCTGCCCGACCATGAGCGCAAGCTGCTGCTGTATGCCGCGCTGGCCAAGTACAAGCGCGACCTGCGCGCGGTGATGGTCGACTGCAAGGTAGCGCACAGCCAGGAGGCGTTCCAGATCCTGGCCGGACTGACCGGCGCCGGCGCGGCCGACGTGGCGGCATCGCTGCGGCCCGGCTCGCGGCTGGAGACGCTGAACCTGATCGAGCAGCCGCTGCCCGAAAACAGCGTGACCGACCTGGGCGACCTGATGCGGCTGTCGGACCGGCTGCTGCACGTGCTGCTCGGCAACTACGCCAACGAGGCCGAGATGATGGCGGTCTTCACGCGCCCGGCCGCGCCGCCCACGCTGACCACCGCCGACTATCCGCACGTGGAGACCGACGCGCGCTACCTGCGCGCGCTGCTGGCCAATGCCACGCGCCAGCACGCCAGTGGCGTCAACGTGCTGATCTACGGCCCGCCCGGCACCGGCAAGACGGAATTCGCCCGGCTGCTGGCGCGCGAGGCCGGCTGCGAGCTGTATGAGGTCGATTGCCTCGATCGCGACGGCAACAGCCTGTCGGGCAAGGACCGCTACCGCTCGCTGCAGGTGTCGCAGGCGTTCCTGCGCGGGCGCGCCCATACCGCGCTGCTGTTCGATGAAGTCGAAGACGTGTTCCCGGGCAGCGCGCGCGAGCTGATGAGCCTGTTCGGGCAGGAAGACACGCGCGCCTCGGTCAACGGCAAGGCCTGGGTCAACCAGACGCTGGAGCAGAACCCGGTGCCGGTGATCTGGATTTCCAATTCGATCCGGCAGATCGACCCCGCCTACCTGCGCCGCTTCCAGTTCCACCTCGAGCTGAAGATCCCGCCGCCGCTGGTGCGCGAGAACATCATCCGCAAGCACCTGGGCGGGCTGGCCGTCAGCGACGCCTTTATCACCGGGCTGGCCGGGCGCAAGACCCTGACGCCGGCGCAGGTGCAGTCGGCGGCGCGCTTTGTCGAACTGGCGCGGCCGAACTTGGAAGAATCGGTGGAAGAGCCGGTGGAGGCGCTGATCCTGCGCCAGCTCGAACATGCCGACCGCGCCATGGGCCTGCGCCCCGAGGCCGAGGCACGCCCGGTGGTCACGCACTACCGGCTGGAGAACCTGCATCTCGAGACCCGCTACGACGTGGTCAAGATCGTCGACGCGCTGCGCGTGCGCCAGCGCGGCACGCTGTGCTTCTATGGCCCGCCCGGCACCGGCAAGACCGCGCTGGCCGAGCATATCGCGGCCGAGCTGGACCTGCCGCTGATGATCCGGCGCGCCTCGGACCTGATGAGCAAGTACGTGGGCGAGACCGAGCAACAGATCGCCGCGATGTTCGCGCGCGCGGAAGAGGACGGCGCGGTGCTGCTGCTGGATGAGGCCGACAGCTTCATGCAGAGCCGTCAGCAGGCGGTGCGCAACTACGAGATATCAGAGGTCAACGAGATGCTGCAGGGCATGGAGCGCTTCAACGGCATCTTCATCTGCACCACCAACCTGTTCGACCGCATCGACGAGGCGGCGCTGCGCCGCTTCTCGTTCAAGATCCGTTTCCTGGCGCTGAAGCCCGCGCAACGCGTGGCCATGTTCGTCGACGAGGCCCTCGACGGCGACGCCGCCGGCCTGACCGACGCCATGCGCGCGGACCTGGATGCGATGGATTGCCTGACGCCCGGCGACTTTGCCACGGTCAAGCGCCAGTGCGTGCTGCTGGGCGAGGCGCTGACGCCCGACGAATTCCTGGCGCAGCTGCGCCAGGAGCATGCGATCAAGCCCGAGGTGCGCGAGCACCGGCCGCTGGGCTTCCTGCGCTAG
- a CDS encoding energy transducer TonB — protein MFDQRFLKITLAVLLFHAGLLYLIQSGLARKLTEAVIAPEIIARIIPLEPPKQEAPPEPPKPKPKQETPPKQVKVTTPKPTPPQPKPAPQPVADLPPTPSAPEAPPAPPAPPAPPEPAPAPVSAAPRAVGIGEIQCTPPQPKYPSQSRRMGETGKAVVRLTTDESGKVVKTSVVSSSGSSRLDQAAVEAVQAMRCKPYMDNGRAVAVTAQQPIGFELN, from the coding sequence ATGTTCGACCAACGCTTCTTAAAGATTACGCTCGCCGTGCTGCTGTTCCACGCCGGCCTGCTTTACCTGATCCAGAGCGGCCTGGCCCGCAAGCTCACCGAGGCCGTGATCGCGCCGGAGATCATCGCGCGCATCATTCCGCTCGAGCCCCCCAAGCAGGAGGCCCCGCCCGAGCCGCCCAAGCCGAAGCCCAAGCAGGAAACCCCGCCCAAGCAGGTCAAGGTGACCACGCCCAAGCCGACGCCGCCGCAGCCCAAGCCGGCGCCGCAGCCGGTCGCCGACCTGCCGCCGACGCCTTCGGCGCCGGAAGCGCCGCCGGCCCCGCCGGCGCCTCCGGCACCGCCCGAGCCCGCCCCGGCACCGGTATCGGCCGCCCCGCGTGCCGTCGGCATTGGCGAAATCCAGTGCACGCCGCCGCAACCGAAGTATCCTTCCCAGTCGCGCCGCATGGGCGAGACCGGCAAGGCCGTGGTGCGGCTGACCACCGACGAAAGCGGCAAGGTCGTGAAGACTTCGGTGGTGTCATCGAGCGGTTCGTCGCGGCTTGACCAGGCCGCGGTCGAAGCCGTGCAGGCCATGCGCTGCAAGCCCTATATGGACAACGGCCGCGCCGTCGCCGTCACGGCGCAGCAGCCGATCGGCTTCGAGCTGAACTGA
- a CDS encoding MotA/TolQ/ExbB proton channel family protein, producing the protein MQDLGLTHLWSQGDFVMRATAIILLIMSLASWIVILTKAWDLVRLKKMAQGAEKRFWHSDDFDHALETLGAGDANPFRTLAIAGKEAAQHHRASQPQLHDVMDISDWLTRSLKSSIDESVARMQSGLAVLASVGSTAPFVGLFGTVWGIYHALIGIGASGVPTIDKVAGPVGEALIMTAFGLAVAIPAVLGYNALTRGNKSVISKLNRFAHDLHAYFVTGARVRPTGARAEDGTVRLATAQR; encoded by the coding sequence ATGCAGGACCTCGGACTCACCCACCTCTGGTCGCAAGGCGACTTCGTCATGCGTGCGACCGCCATCATTCTGCTGATCATGTCGCTCGCCTCATGGATCGTGATCCTGACCAAGGCGTGGGATCTGGTGCGCCTGAAGAAGATGGCGCAAGGCGCGGAAAAGCGCTTCTGGCACTCGGACGATTTCGACCACGCGCTGGAAACCCTGGGCGCCGGCGATGCCAACCCCTTCCGCACGCTCGCCATCGCCGGCAAGGAAGCCGCCCAGCACCACCGCGCCAGCCAGCCGCAGCTGCACGACGTGATGGACATCTCCGACTGGCTGACCCGCTCGCTGAAGAGCTCCATCGATGAATCGGTGGCGCGCATGCAGTCGGGCCTGGCCGTGCTGGCCTCGGTGGGCTCGACCGCGCCGTTCGTCGGCCTGTTCGGCACCGTGTGGGGCATCTACCACGCACTGATCGGCATTGGCGCCTCGGGCGTGCCGACCATCGACAAGGTTGCCGGCCCGGTGGGCGAGGCGCTGATCATGACCGCCTTCGGCCTGGCCGTGGCAATTCCCGCCGTGCTGGGCTATAACGCCCTCACCCGCGGCAACAAGTCGGTGATCTCGAAGCTCAACCGCTTCGCCCACGACCTGCACGCCTACTTCGTCACCGGCGCGCGCGTTCGCCCCACCGGCGCCCGCGCCGAGGACGGCACCGTGCGCCTGGCCACGGCACAGCGCTAA
- a CDS encoding ExbD/TolR family protein, whose amino-acid sequence MAFGTLEGDDDEVMSEINMTPLVDVMLVLLIIFIITIPVINHAVKIDLPRATNTPNDPKPQNINVSIDASGKVFWNQVEVDQATLESNISLAAQQQPQPELHLRADREVRYERVAEVMAAAQHGGLGKIGFITEPKQ is encoded by the coding sequence ATGGCATTCGGCACTCTCGAAGGGGACGACGACGAGGTGATGAGCGAAATCAACATGACGCCGCTGGTCGACGTCATGCTGGTGCTGCTGATCATCTTCATCATCACCATCCCCGTGATCAACCACGCGGTGAAGATCGACCTGCCGCGCGCCACCAACACGCCGAACGACCCCAAGCCGCAGAACATCAACGTCTCGATCGATGCAAGCGGCAAGGTCTTCTGGAACCAGGTGGAAGTGGACCAGGCCACGCTGGAAAGCAATATCTCACTGGCCGCGCAGCAGCAGCCGCAGCCGGAACTGCACCTGCGCGCTGACCGCGAGGTGCGCTACGAGCGCGTGGCCGAGGTCATGGCCGCCGCACAGCATGGCGGCCTGGGCAAGATCGGTTTCATCACCGAACCCAAGCAGTAA
- a CDS encoding hemin uptake protein HemP codes for MSTLSLPLSQPREVTRRRLSLRRVDVAAQPRRDASAKPTPSAIASVKSAVAALPARLEALVRDSLSSAPAGEPVALEAIMRGANTLPILHNGEVYTLRVTRYGKLILTK; via the coding sequence ATGAGCACACTTTCCCTGCCGCTGTCGCAACCCCGTGAAGTCACCCGCCGCCGCCTGTCTTTGCGCCGCGTCGACGTGGCCGCGCAGCCGCGCCGGGACGCCAGCGCCAAGCCCACCCCGTCGGCGATCGCCTCGGTCAAGTCTGCCGTGGCCGCCCTGCCCGCGCGGCTGGAAGCGCTGGTGCGCGACAGCCTGAGTTCGGCGCCTGCCGGCGAGCCGGTAGCGCTGGAAGCTATCATGCGCGGGGCCAACACGCTGCCGATCCTGCACAACGGCGAGGTCTACACGCTGCGCGTGACGCGCTACGGCAAGCTGATCCTGACGAAATGA
- a CDS encoding heme-binding protein, translated as MQQKTVLTADDVKKIMAAAETEAKNHHWAVSIVVVDDGGHMLGMQRLDGAAPISAYIAGEKARTSALGRRESKVYEDMINNGRYSFMTAPVLQGMLEGGVPIVCNEQVVGAVGVSGVKSTEDAQVARAGIAALGL; from the coding sequence ATGCAGCAAAAGACGGTTCTGACGGCAGACGATGTGAAGAAGATCATGGCCGCAGCGGAAACCGAGGCAAAGAACCATCACTGGGCCGTGTCGATCGTCGTGGTCGACGATGGCGGCCATATGCTGGGCATGCAGCGCCTGGACGGCGCCGCGCCGATCTCGGCCTATATCGCCGGCGAGAAGGCCCGTACCTCGGCGCTGGGCCGCCGTGAGTCGAAGGTCTACGAAGACATGATCAACAACGGCCGCTACTCGTTCATGACGGCGCCGGTGCTGCAGGGCATGCTGGAGGGCGGCGTGCCCATCGTCTGCAACGAGCAGGTGGTGGGTGCCGTCGGCGTGTCGGGCGTGAAGTCGACCGAGGACGCGCAAGTCGCGCGTGCCGGCATCGCCGCGCTGGGCCTGTAA
- a CDS encoding YeiH family protein, with product MSSVSSPRTTPATAPATAPASAPALPPPWSQRLLTLLPLGGIAWLAIALAEHPAVSRYGLSALTLAMCAGMVAANTLPRHWLAPLAPGMQVARHYLLRLGVALYGLRLTFASIVALGLPGIAVPLTMLVATLLFGTWVGTSFFGLSRREAILVSSGSAICGAAAAIAVSSVVRTDDKQTAVAVATVVLFGTVGMLLYPYLYELATGHWHWAVTERMFGIFTGATLHEVAQVIAAGKMISEPTADAAVVAKMVRVLALGPLLLVMALWPQGGSQPAKSGAGAGRLRGIMKSVPWFAVGFVAVMAVNSAGAVPAAWKAPLIALDNWLLACAMLAIGLHTRIGDLVRAGRKPLALAGVLFVFLMGAGALMCYAMA from the coding sequence ATGTCTTCCGTCTCCAGCCCCCGCACTACTCCAGCCACCGCGCCGGCTACCGCGCCAGCCTCCGCGCCGGCCTTGCCGCCGCCCTGGTCGCAGCGCTTGCTGACGCTGCTCCCGCTGGGCGGCATCGCCTGGCTGGCGATCGCGCTGGCCGAGCATCCGGCGGTATCGCGCTACGGGCTCAGCGCGCTGACGCTGGCCATGTGCGCCGGCATGGTCGCGGCCAATACGCTGCCGCGCCATTGGCTGGCGCCGCTGGCTCCCGGCATGCAGGTGGCGCGGCACTACCTGCTGCGGCTGGGCGTGGCGTTGTACGGGCTGCGCCTGACCTTCGCCTCGATCGTCGCGCTCGGCTTGCCGGGCATCGCCGTGCCGTTGACCATGCTGGTCGCCACGCTGCTGTTCGGCACCTGGGTCGGCACAAGTTTCTTCGGCCTGAGCCGTCGCGAGGCGATCCTGGTCAGTTCCGGCAGCGCCATCTGCGGCGCGGCCGCGGCCATCGCGGTGTCGTCGGTGGTGCGCACCGATGACAAGCAGACTGCCGTGGCGGTGGCGACGGTGGTGCTGTTCGGTACCGTCGGCATGCTGCTCTATCCCTACCTGTACGAACTGGCCACCGGCCACTGGCATTGGGCCGTGACCGAGCGCATGTTCGGCATCTTCACCGGCGCGACGCTGCACGAGGTGGCGCAGGTAATCGCCGCCGGCAAGATGATCAGCGAGCCGACCGCCGACGCCGCCGTGGTGGCCAAGATGGTGCGCGTGCTGGCCCTGGGCCCGCTGCTGCTGGTGATGGCGCTGTGGCCGCAGGGAGGCTCCCAACCGGCCAAGTCCGGCGCCGGCGCCGGCCGCCTGCGCGGCATCATGAAGTCGGTGCCGTGGTTCGCGGTGGGCTTTGTCGCGGTGATGGCGGTGAACTCGGCCGGTGCCGTGCCCGCTGCCTGGAAGGCGCCGCTGATCGCGCTGGACAACTGGCTGCTGGCTTGCGCGATGCTCGCGATCGGCCTGCACACCCGCATCGGCGACCTGGTGCGCGCAGGCCGCAAGCCGCTGGCGCTGGCCGGTGTGCTGTTCGTGTTCCTGATGGGCGCGGGGGCGCTGATGTGCTACGCGATGGCGTGA
- a CDS encoding LysR family transcriptional regulator: MDLHPTPPAAPRPEQRPLRLTLRQLSVFVAVAQHGSTMAAAHALAMSQSAVSASLAELERALDSPLFDRIARRLSINETGRQFFPRALSLLDQAQELERFAGQTGVQLRIAASNTIGSYMLPPLLAGFRHSRSGPCTLDLRIGNTREVLQSLLQFEADIGLVEGASHERDLRSVRWCDDEMVVIVGPSHPLAAAPHDLVALRDAEWIVREPGSGTREVIEERLVPLLGELRFALELGNAEAIKRAVMSGFGVSCLSLHVVRDELERGTLVAIREGLPRIVRPLQLVVHQDKFPTQGLLAFTEYLRTMAPRIGA, translated from the coding sequence ATGGACCTTCACCCCACCCCGCCGGCCGCGCCGCGGCCGGAGCAGCGCCCGCTGCGCCTGACCCTGCGCCAGTTGTCCGTCTTCGTGGCGGTGGCCCAGCATGGCAGCACCATGGCCGCGGCCCACGCGCTGGCGATGTCGCAGTCGGCGGTCAGCGCCTCCCTGGCCGAACTGGAGCGCGCGCTGGACAGCCCGCTGTTCGATCGCATCGCGCGCCGCCTCAGCATCAATGAAACCGGCCGGCAGTTCTTTCCGCGCGCGCTGTCGCTGCTGGACCAGGCCCAGGAACTGGAGCGCTTTGCCGGCCAGACCGGGGTCCAGCTGCGCATCGCCGCCAGCAACACCATCGGCAGCTATATGCTGCCGCCCCTGCTGGCGGGTTTCCGCCACTCGCGCAGCGGCCCGTGCACGCTCGACCTGCGCATCGGCAATACCCGCGAGGTGCTGCAGTCGCTGCTGCAGTTCGAAGCCGATATCGGCCTGGTCGAGGGCGCCAGCCATGAACGCGACCTGCGCAGCGTGCGCTGGTGCGACGACGAGATGGTGGTGATCGTCGGCCCCTCCCACCCGCTGGCCGCGGCGCCCCATGACCTGGTGGCACTGCGCGATGCCGAATGGATCGTGCGCGAGCCCGGCTCGGGCACGCGCGAGGTGATCGAGGAGCGGCTGGTGCCGCTGCTGGGCGAACTGCGCTTCGCGCTGGAACTGGGCAATGCCGAGGCCATCAAGCGCGCGGTGATGAGTGGCTTCGGCGTCAGCTGCCTGTCGCTGCACGTGGTGCGCGACGAACTCGAGCGCGGCACGCTGGTGGCGATCCGCGAGGGCCTGCCGCGCATCGTGCGCCCCCTGCAACTGGTGGTGCACCAGGACAAGTTCCCGACCCAGGGTCTGCTGGCGTTCACCGAATACCTGCGCACCATGGCGCCGCGCATCGGCGCCTGA
- a CDS encoding cation:proton antiporter domain-containing protein: MHHATPLISTIVGGIVLAFILGAVASRLRLPPLIGYLCAGIVVGPHTPGYTADQALAPELAELGVILLMFGVGLHFSVKDLMAVKRIAIPGAVVQIGIATLMGMLVSWGFGWSWGQGLVYGLALSVASTVVLLKALQERDLVESPQGRIAVGWLIVEDLAMVLALVLLPAMAGLLAGAGAASGDAAPGTGEVVLAIFATLGKVAAFVAMMLVIGRRFIPWMLERIVWTGNREMFRLGVLATALGVAYGAYALFGVSFALGAFFAGMVLAESEFSHRAAEESLPLRDAFAVLFFVSVGMLFDPMVLVNDPWGVLATVFIIVVGKSLAALGIVRAFGHSGQTGMTIAVSLAQIGEFSFILASLGVYLNILPERGQALILAGALLSIMLNPVLFHMLDLYTARRSRGADPQPA, translated from the coding sequence ATGCATCACGCCACCCCGCTTATCAGTACCATCGTCGGCGGTATCGTCCTGGCCTTTATCCTTGGCGCGGTCGCCAGCCGGCTGCGGCTGCCGCCTTTGATCGGCTACCTGTGCGCGGGCATCGTGGTGGGGCCGCATACCCCCGGCTACACCGCCGACCAGGCGCTGGCGCCGGAACTGGCCGAGCTGGGCGTGATCCTGCTGATGTTCGGCGTGGGCCTGCATTTTTCGGTCAAGGACCTGATGGCGGTCAAGCGCATCGCCATTCCGGGTGCGGTGGTGCAGATCGGCATCGCCACGCTGATGGGCATGCTGGTGTCCTGGGGCTTCGGCTGGTCGTGGGGGCAGGGGCTGGTGTACGGGCTGGCCTTGTCGGTGGCCAGCACCGTGGTGCTGCTCAAGGCGTTGCAGGAGCGTGACCTGGTGGAATCGCCGCAGGGACGCATCGCCGTCGGCTGGCTGATCGTGGAAGACCTGGCGATGGTGCTGGCGCTGGTGCTGCTGCCGGCGATGGCGGGCCTGCTGGCGGGCGCGGGCGCGGCTTCCGGCGATGCCGCCCCTGGCACGGGCGAGGTGGTGCTGGCGATCTTCGCCACGCTGGGCAAGGTGGCGGCGTTCGTCGCGATGATGCTGGTGATCGGCCGCCGCTTTATCCCGTGGATGCTCGAGCGCATCGTCTGGACCGGCAACCGCGAGATGTTCCGCCTGGGCGTGCTGGCGACGGCGCTGGGCGTGGCCTATGGCGCTTATGCGCTGTTCGGCGTGTCGTTCGCGCTGGGCGCGTTCTTTGCGGGCATGGTGCTGGCGGAATCCGAGTTCAGCCACCGCGCGGCCGAGGAATCGCTGCCGCTGCGCGACGCCTTCGCCGTGCTGTTCTTCGTTTCGGTGGGCATGCTGTTCGACCCGATGGTGCTGGTGAACGACCCCTGGGGCGTGCTGGCGACGGTGTTTATCATCGTGGTCGGCAAGTCGCTGGCGGCGCTGGGGATCGTGCGTGCCTTCGGGCATTCGGGGCAGACCGGCATGACCATTGCCGTCAGCCTGGCGCAGATCGGCGAGTTCTCGTTCATCCTCGCCAGCCTGGGCGTCTATCTGAACATCCTGCCCGAACGTGGCCAGGCCCTGATCCTGGCCGGCGCGCTGCTGTCGATCATGCTCAATCCCGTGCTGTTCCACATGCTCGACCTGTACACCGCGCGGCGCAGCCGCGGCGCGGATCCCCAGCCGGCCTGA